A section of the Dioscorea rotundata plastid, complete genome genome encodes:
- the psaA gene encoding photosystem I P700 chlorophyll a apoprotein A1, with amino-acid sequence MIIRSPEPEVKIVVDRDPIKTSFEEWARPGHFSRTIAKGPDTTTWIWNLHADAHDFDSHTSDLEEISRKVFSAHFGQLSIIFLWLSGMYFHGARFSNYEAWLSDPTHIAPSAQVVWPIVGQEILNGDVGGGFRGIQITSGFFQIWRASGITNELQLYCTAIGGLVFASLMLFAGWFHYHKAAPKLAWFQDVESMLNHHLAGLLGLGSLSWAGHQIHVSLPINQFLDAGVDPKEIPLPHEFILNRDLLVQLYPSFAEGATPFFTLNWSKYAEFLSFRGGLDPITGGLWLSDIAHHHLAIAILFLIAGHMYRTNWGIGHGLKDILEAHKGPFTGQGHKGLYEILTTSWHAQLSLNLAMLGSLTIVVAHHMYSMPPYPYLAIDYGTQLSLFTHHMWIGGFLIVGAAAHAAIFMVRDYDPTTRYNDLLDRVLRHRDAIISHLNWACIFLGFHSFGLYIHNDTMSALGRPQDMFSDTAIQLQPVFAQWVQNTHALAPGVTAPGATTSTSLTWGGDQLVAVGGKVALLPIPLGTADFLVHHIHAFTIHVTVLILLKGVLFARSSRLIPDKANLGFRFPCDGPGRGGTCQVSAWDHIFLGLFWMYNAISVVIFHFSWKMQSDVWGTISDQGVVTHITGGNFAQSSITINGWLRDFLWAQASQVIQSYGSSLSAYGLFFLGAHFVWAFSLMFLFSGRGYWQELIESIIWAHNKLKVAPATQPRALSIVQGRAVGVTHYLLGGIATTWAFFLARIIAVG; translated from the coding sequence ATGATTATTCGTTCACCGGAACCAGAAGTGAAAATTGTTGTAGATAGGGATCCCATAAAAACGTCTTTCGAGGAATGGGCCCGACCCGGCCATTTCTCAAGAACAATAGCAAAGGGCCCCGATACTACCACTTGGATCTGGAACCTACATGCCGATGCTCACGATTTCGATAGTCATACCAGTGATTTGGAAGAGATTTCTCGAAAAGTATTTAGTGCTCATTTCGGTCAACTCTCCATTATCTTTCTTTGGCTGAGTGGCATGTATTTCCATGGTGCCCGTTTTTCCAATTATGAAGCATGGCTAAGTGATCCTACTCATATTGCACCCAGTGCGCAGGTGGTTTGGCCAATAGTAGGTCAAGAAATATTGAATGGTGATGTGGGCGGGGGTTTCCGGGGAATACAAATAACCTCCGGTTTTTTTCAGATTTGGCGAGCATCTGGAATAACTAATGAATTACAACTCTATTGTACCGCAATTGGTGGATTGGTCTTTGCATCGTTAATGCTTTTTGCCGGTTGGTTCCATTATCACAAAGCCGCCCCAAAATTGGCTTGGTTCCAAGATGTGGAATCTATGTTGAATCACCACTTAGCAGGGTTACTAGGGCTTGGGTCTCTTTCTTGGGCGGGGCACCAAATCCATGTATCTTTACCGATTAACCAATTTCTCGACGCTGGAGTTGATCCTAAAGAAATACCACTTCCTCATGAATTTATCTTGAATCGGGATCTTTTGGTTCAACTTTATCCCAGTTTTGCCGAGGGAGCAACCCCTTTTTTCACCTTGAATTGGTCAAAATACGCAGAATTTTTGAGTTTTCGTGGGGGATTAGACCCAATAACAGGGGGTCTGTGGCTGAGCGATATAGCACACCATCATTTAGCTATTGCAATTCTTTTCCTGATCGCCGGTCATATGTATAGGACCAACTGGGGTATTGGTCATGGCCTTAAAGACATTTTAGAAGCCCATAAAGGTCCATTTACAGGACAGGGTCATAAGGGTCTTTATGAAATTCTAACAACATCATGGCATGCTCAATTATCTCTTAACCTGGCTATGTTAGGTTCTTTAACAATTGTTGTAGCTCACCATATGTATTCCATGCCCCCCTATCCATACCTGGCTATTGATTATGGTACACAACTTTCCTTGTTCACACATCACATGTGGATCGGTGGATTTCTCATAGTTGGTGCTGCTGCACATGCAGCCATTTTTATGGTAAGAGACTACGATCCAACTACTCGATACAACGATCTATTAGATCGTGTCCTTAGGCACCGTGATGCAATCATATCACATCTTAATTGGGCATGTATATTTTTAGGCTTTCACAGTTTTGGCTTATATATTCATAACGATACCATGAGCGCTTTAGGTCGTCCCCAAGATATGTTTTCAGATACCGCTATACAACTACAACCCGTCTTTGCTCAATGGGTACAAAACACCCATGCTTTAGCGCCGGGTGTAACAGCTCCTGGTGCAACAACAAGTACCAGCTTAACTTGGGGAGGTGATCAATTAGTAGCAGTAGGCGGCAAAGTAGCTTTGTTACCTATTCCATTAGGAACCGCAGATTTTTTGGTCCATCACATTCATGCATTTACAATCCATGTGACTGTATTGATACTACTGAAAGGCGTTCTATTTGCTCGCAGTTCCCGTTTGATACCTGATAAAGCAAATCTTGGTTTTCGTTTCCCCTGCGATGGGCCTGGAAGAGGAGGAACATGTCAAGTATCTGCCTGGGATCATATCTTCTTAGGTCTATTCTGGATGTACAATGCAATTTCGGTAGTAATTTTCCATTTTAGTTGGAAAATGCAGTCAGATGTTTGGGGTACTATAAGTGATCAAGGAGTGGTAACCCATATCACAGGAGGAAACTTTGCACAGAGTTCCATTACTATTAATGGGTGGTTACGGGATTTCTTATGGGCACAGGCATCTCAGGTAATTCAGTCTTATGGTTCTTCATTATCTGCATATGGTCTTTTTTTCTTAGGTGCTCATTTTGTATGGGCTTTCAGTTTAATGTTTCTATTCAGCGGCCGTGGTTATTGGCAAGAACTCATTGAATCCATCATTTGGGCTCATAACAAATTAAAAGTTGCTCCTGCTACTCAGCCTAGAGCCTTGAGTATCGTACAAGGACGCGCTGTAGGAGTAACCCATTACCTTCTGGGTGGAATTGCCACAACATGGGCATTCTTCTTAGCAAGAATTATTGCAGTAGGATAA